Proteins co-encoded in one Natronorubrum daqingense genomic window:
- a CDS encoding SDR family NAD(P)-dependent oxidoreductase, translated as MSEQQQGRLEGSVSLITGGANGIGRATAERFLEEGAVVVVGDIEEPDSYEEGEVDYVELDVSSQDDWEATISHIDEEYGELDVLFNNAGIISYDSITEVDLETWERDVGVNQTGVMLGMKHSVPLMRESGGGSIINSSSIWGNVGSEGAAAYQATKGAVRNMSKNAALTYVDDDIRVNSLHPGPIDTPLMQAQDDAINEEVIEATPMGRMAEPREVANAVLFAASDESSFMTGSELVIDGGYLAQ; from the coding sequence ATGTCCGAGCAACAGCAGGGAAGACTCGAGGGATCGGTTTCGCTAATTACCGGCGGAGCGAACGGCATCGGTCGCGCGACCGCAGAACGCTTTCTGGAAGAAGGCGCAGTAGTCGTCGTCGGCGACATCGAAGAACCCGATTCGTACGAAGAGGGTGAGGTAGACTACGTCGAGTTGGACGTGAGCAGTCAGGACGACTGGGAGGCCACGATTTCCCACATCGACGAGGAGTACGGGGAGTTGGACGTGCTGTTCAACAACGCGGGTATCATCTCCTACGACTCGATTACGGAGGTCGATTTAGAGACGTGGGAGCGAGACGTCGGCGTCAACCAGACCGGCGTGATGCTCGGTATGAAACACAGCGTCCCGCTCATGCGCGAAAGCGGCGGCGGATCGATCATCAACAGTTCCTCGATCTGGGGGAACGTCGGTTCCGAGGGGGCAGCCGCGTATCAGGCGACGAAAGGCGCGGTTCGCAACATGTCGAAAAACGCGGCACTCACGTACGTCGACGACGACATCCGCGTGAATTCGCTTCACCCGGGGCCGATCGATACGCCGCTCATGCAGGCCCAAGACGACGCGATCAACGAGGAGGTCATCGAGGCGACGCCGATGGGTCGCATGGCAGAGCCACGCGAGGTCGCGAACGCCGTCTTGTTCGCCGCGAGCGACGAATCGAGTTTCATGACTGGGTCGGAACTCGTTATCGACGGCGGCTATCTCGCCCAGTAA
- a CDS encoding ABC transporter permease, whose product MSDERPVSSRISDRLERRAIAVFGVGTALLLLVLFYYPVATVFVESVVVEGALTLSVFADLLRDPFYFGDLARLFAFESPIEVGRDLLSSDRRFGIVGFTAYQAFLSTLLSVALGLPAAYVLARYEFRGRRLLRSLTILPFVIPSIMVAIGFVATFGQNGTLNGVLGVFGLGPVDLMFSLEAIVIAHAFYNAPLVARVTTAAWESVDASAIETARSLGASPTRAFRDIVAPQLYPAILMGAALTFVFTFGTFPIVLALGGFQLATVEVFVYQLIQDLNYAEAAALAIVELAISLGILYAYLRYEANHVVRSRGIRPLPRRPLSPPTFSARELLPRLGIGVYAVVALVVFVFPIASMIYTSVNGPNGFTLENYRFLLERQATGAAFQVQPGEAIVNSLLFAAGALALAVPMGVVISVLTTRRYRGRKLVDALLMAPLAVSGVIVGIGLLRGPVFGIEIGSIRLTVAGSLAIVAAHAVACYPFVVRTVAPGLESIDRSLIESARALGASRTRALLDIELPLVWPGIVAGAAFAVAISMGEFSSTVVLATGTDQYTMPVAIERFIGRRLGPATAMGVVLLVVTSVSFVVIDRLAGDHVGL is encoded by the coding sequence ATGAGCGACGAACGGCCCGTCTCGAGTCGGATCAGTGATCGCCTCGAGCGCCGAGCGATCGCCGTCTTCGGCGTCGGGACGGCCCTGTTGTTGCTGGTGTTGTTCTACTACCCGGTCGCGACCGTCTTCGTCGAGTCGGTCGTCGTGGAAGGGGCGCTCACGCTTTCCGTCTTCGCTGACCTCCTGCGCGATCCGTTCTACTTCGGTGATCTCGCTCGCCTGTTCGCCTTCGAGTCGCCGATCGAGGTCGGCCGGGACCTCCTCTCGAGCGACCGGCGGTTCGGGATCGTCGGCTTCACGGCCTATCAGGCGTTTCTCTCGACGCTCCTCAGCGTCGCCCTCGGGTTGCCCGCGGCGTACGTCCTCGCGCGCTACGAGTTCCGCGGCCGGCGACTGCTCCGCTCGCTCACGATCCTTCCATTCGTGATCCCCTCGATCATGGTCGCGATCGGCTTCGTCGCGACGTTCGGCCAGAACGGGACGCTCAACGGCGTCCTCGGCGTCTTCGGTCTCGGCCCGGTCGACCTCATGTTCTCGCTCGAGGCGATCGTGATCGCCCACGCGTTCTACAACGCGCCGCTCGTCGCCCGCGTGACGACGGCGGCGTGGGAGTCCGTCGACGCGAGCGCGATCGAAACCGCTCGCAGCCTCGGCGCGAGTCCGACGCGGGCGTTTCGCGACATCGTCGCCCCGCAGCTCTACCCGGCGATCCTGATGGGGGCTGCGCTCACGTTCGTCTTCACGTTCGGCACGTTCCCAATCGTCCTCGCACTGGGCGGGTTCCAACTCGCGACGGTCGAGGTGTTCGTCTACCAGCTGATTCAGGACCTGAACTACGCCGAGGCGGCCGCGCTGGCGATCGTCGAACTCGCCATCTCGCTGGGAATCCTCTACGCTTACCTTCGCTACGAGGCGAATCACGTCGTCCGTTCGCGAGGTATTCGCCCACTCCCGCGACGTCCCCTTTCGCCGCCGACGTTCTCCGCTCGGGAACTTCTGCCACGACTCGGAATCGGCGTCTACGCCGTCGTCGCGCTGGTCGTCTTCGTCTTCCCGATCGCGAGCATGATCTACACGAGCGTGAACGGCCCGAACGGATTCACGCTCGAAAACTACCGATTCCTCCTCGAGCGCCAGGCGACTGGCGCGGCGTTTCAGGTCCAACCCGGAGAAGCGATCGTGAACTCGCTGCTCTTCGCCGCCGGCGCGCTGGCACTCGCGGTGCCGATGGGCGTCGTCATCTCCGTTCTGACGACGCGTCGCTATCGCGGGCGGAAACTCGTCGACGCACTCCTCATGGCGCCGCTCGCGGTCTCGGGAGTTATCGTCGGAATCGGCCTCCTGCGCGGGCCCGTCTTCGGAATCGAGATCGGGAGCATTCGGCTCACAGTTGCCGGTTCGCTCGCCATCGTCGCCGCCCACGCCGTGGCGTGTTATCCGTTCGTCGTGCGGACGGTCGCACCCGGCCTCGAGTCGATCGACCGATCGTTGATCGAGTCCGCGCGGGCCCTCGGCGCGTCTCGGACGCGCGCGCTGCTCGACATCGAGTTGCCTCTCGTCTGGCCGGGGATCGTCGCGGGCGCGGCGTTTGCCGTCGCCATCTCGATGGGGGAGTTCTCCTCGACGGTCGTCCTCGCGACGGGAACCGACCAGTACACCATGCCGGTCGCGATCGAACGCTTCATCGGCCGTCGGCTCGGACCGGCAACCGCTATGGGTGTCGTCTTGCTCGTCGTCACGAGCGTGAGTTTCGTCGTCATCGACCGACTCGCAGGTGATCACGTTGGCCTCTGA
- a CDS encoding mRNA surveillance protein pelota → MQIKDREQVEGGRERVTVVPESVDDLWHLQYVLEPGDRVAGDTTRRIQRNDEQMRDTGGEREPMWVAIAVDDVEFHKFANRLRVGGEIVACSREDQLGFHHTLNVEEREELSIEKRFKPDQEARLEEAEEATENPDVAIATVEEGQAHVHTVAQYGTEERATITGPTGKGEYARERSELFSELGDVLKRQDADAIILAGPGFTKQDARKYLEDNHHEVAEKITMVDTAAVGDRGVHEVLKRGAVADVQQETRIESEAEYIDELTQRMADGAKAAYGPDQVQQAAEFGAIERLLVLDDRLQKERGPDGEWAVRIDEIVRTTEQKGGDVTVFSSEFPPGQQLSNLGGIAALLRYRLE, encoded by the coding sequence ATGCAGATCAAAGACCGGGAGCAGGTCGAAGGCGGGCGCGAGCGGGTGACGGTCGTCCCCGAGAGCGTCGACGACCTCTGGCACCTGCAGTACGTCTTAGAGCCCGGCGATCGCGTTGCAGGCGATACGACCCGGCGCATCCAGCGCAACGACGAGCAGATGCGCGACACGGGCGGCGAACGCGAACCCATGTGGGTCGCTATCGCCGTCGACGACGTCGAGTTCCACAAGTTCGCCAACCGACTGCGCGTCGGCGGCGAGATCGTCGCCTGCTCGCGCGAGGATCAACTGGGCTTTCACCACACGCTCAACGTCGAAGAGCGCGAGGAACTCTCGATCGAGAAGCGCTTCAAACCCGACCAGGAAGCCCGACTCGAGGAGGCCGAGGAGGCAACCGAGAACCCGGACGTCGCCATCGCCACCGTCGAGGAAGGACAGGCCCACGTCCACACGGTTGCCCAGTACGGCACCGAAGAGCGAGCGACGATCACCGGCCCCACCGGCAAGGGCGAGTACGCCCGCGAACGCTCGGAACTGTTCTCGGAACTCGGCGATGTCCTCAAGCGCCAGGACGCCGATGCCATTATCCTCGCCGGTCCCGGTTTCACCAAACAGGACGCACGGAAGTACCTCGAGGACAACCACCACGAGGTCGCCGAGAAGATCACGATGGTCGATACGGCGGCCGTCGGCGACCGCGGGGTCCACGAGGTGCTCAAGCGCGGTGCCGTCGCTGACGTTCAACAGGAGACGCGCATCGAGAGCGAGGCCGAGTACATCGACGAACTTACCCAGCGAATGGCCGACGGGGCCAAGGCCGCTTACGGACCCGATCAGGTCCAACAAGCCGCCGAATTCGGTGCCATCGAGCGACTGCTCGTCCTCGACGACCGATTGCAAAAAGAACGCGGGCCGGACGGCGAGTGGGCCGTCCGCATCGACGAGATCGTCCGCACGACCGAACAGAAAGGCGGCGACGTTACCGTCTTCTCGAGCGAGTTTCCACCCGGCCAGCAGCTATCGAATCTGGGCGGGATCGCGGCACTCTTGCGATACCGACTCGAGTGA
- a CDS encoding TrmB family transcriptional regulator, producing the protein MTIDESEAIDAFERLGLTSYESKVFIALHQLGSGTARDVANTTDVPRSQVYSVAESLEERGLLEVQQSSPIRYRPVSIEEAQETLRNRFEREQERAFDYVDSVKQEPTTEETQEDIWTVRSRERINNRSVDLLSQAEERIIFGTRLPGFVTDAIEETIQERAAAGVSVIVISRTDDVRDMFEDTEGITTTLPPSRRASDDRSGRIVVIDDNSLLLSVVDNDGSETAIWSAGSLFADVLIQLLEAGDDIESSFP; encoded by the coding sequence GTGACGATCGACGAGAGCGAGGCCATCGACGCGTTCGAACGACTCGGACTCACGAGCTACGAATCCAAGGTGTTCATCGCGCTCCACCAGCTCGGGTCTGGCACTGCACGCGACGTCGCAAATACCACCGACGTCCCTCGCTCGCAGGTTTACAGCGTCGCCGAAAGCCTCGAGGAACGGGGCTTACTCGAGGTCCAACAATCGAGTCCGATTCGCTATCGCCCGGTCAGCATCGAGGAAGCACAGGAGACGCTCCGAAACCGGTTCGAGCGCGAACAAGAGCGCGCGTTCGACTACGTCGACTCGGTCAAACAGGAGCCGACGACCGAAGAAACCCAGGAGGATATCTGGACCGTCCGGAGTCGAGAGCGGATCAACAACCGGTCGGTCGATCTCCTCTCGCAGGCTGAAGAGCGAATTATCTTCGGGACGCGACTGCCGGGATTCGTCACCGATGCGATCGAAGAGACGATCCAAGAGCGGGCCGCAGCTGGCGTCTCGGTCATCGTAATCAGTCGAACCGACGACGTACGGGATATGTTCGAGGATACCGAGGGAATCACGACCACGTTGCCGCCGTCTCGACGCGCGAGCGACGACCGTTCGGGCCGGATCGTCGTCATCGACGACAATAGTCTCCTATTGAGCGTCGTCGACAACGACGGCAGCGAGACCGCGATCTGGAGCGCTGGCTCGCTGTTCGCCGATGTCCTCATTCAACTACTCGAGGCGGGCGACGACATCGAGTCGTCGTTCCCATAA
- a CDS encoding asparagine synthase-related protein translates to MQTRLCGDGWTHEDGISVRGRAFAEESLLEGEALARRFHDAVDRADPDNSLESISEAVADAAVTLEGFYAAVVRTPDVTILVADGARSIPLYYDASGTIVSDRGTVVRDSIEAERDPVAENEFLLTRYVTGPETVWQSVFAIQPGEVVRLEDGNVTRGTYREYWPAGPSVGSGAEDPESRLEAALETALDRLERVAGDRPVVLPLSGGYDSRLLASSLVARGREVIGFTFGRSGHPDVEMSRAVASRLGIQWEFLPYDEETWREWYHASSGVRYRERAFGGDALPFLAEWPALRELLERGRIPQDALYCPGHTVATPSERLPVFTGESSRGRSGRSGGCVPATDGADDESESKPDSEPESRIEASLEALVEYVLETHYGLWEWDDDAFREAALERIRRGVLGGRQPEQLTDPTRLAAGYERWEWRGRMSTFTNGDLRAYEDAGVDWWLPLWDPAYVRAWEQVPLEQRREKAAHASLAVEAYRNAANVSKRRARRTDRSLSPFDRCLSLLRHTPVRQFSERDGDWLPPFLAPRSSWSEPGQHPLAWYGAVDDEVLERVPDSRGFYALRTAAKTGRLRLSKLTESVPENGRIELSTE, encoded by the coding sequence ATGCAGACGCGTCTGTGCGGAGACGGCTGGACGCACGAGGATGGAATCTCGGTTCGCGGCCGGGCGTTCGCCGAAGAGTCACTACTCGAGGGCGAGGCGTTGGCCCGGCGGTTCCACGACGCTGTCGACCGTGCGGACCCAGACAATTCCCTCGAGTCCATTTCCGAGGCCGTGGCGGACGCTGCAGTGACGCTCGAGGGGTTCTACGCCGCCGTCGTGAGGACGCCAGACGTGACGATACTCGTTGCAGACGGAGCCAGATCGATTCCGCTGTACTACGACGCGTCCGGAACGATCGTCTCCGATCGCGGGACCGTCGTTCGCGATTCGATCGAGGCCGAACGCGACCCGGTCGCCGAGAACGAGTTCCTCTTGACGCGCTACGTCACCGGTCCGGAGACGGTCTGGCAGTCGGTGTTCGCGATCCAACCTGGCGAGGTCGTCCGTCTCGAGGACGGGAACGTCACGAGAGGCACGTACCGCGAGTACTGGCCGGCCGGGCCGAGCGTCGGCAGCGGGGCCGAAGATCCGGAATCGCGACTCGAGGCCGCGCTCGAGACGGCCCTCGACAGACTCGAGCGCGTCGCCGGTGACCGACCGGTCGTCCTCCCCCTGTCGGGCGGGTACGACTCGCGGCTGCTGGCCTCGTCGCTCGTCGCCCGCGGCCGGGAAGTGATCGGGTTCACCTTCGGTCGCTCCGGCCACCCGGACGTCGAAATGAGCCGAGCGGTCGCCTCGCGGCTGGGAATTCAGTGGGAGTTCCTCCCCTACGACGAGGAAACCTGGCGCGAGTGGTACCACGCCTCGAGTGGCGTTCGCTACCGCGAGCGCGCGTTCGGGGGCGACGCCCTCCCGTTTCTCGCGGAGTGGCCGGCCCTTCGGGAACTGCTCGAGCGCGGGCGCATTCCCCAGGATGCGCTGTACTGTCCCGGCCACACCGTCGCGACGCCGAGCGAACGGCTTCCCGTCTTCACGGGTGAATCGAGCCGCGGGCGAAGCGGACGCAGCGGCGGGTGTGTTCCGGCGACCGACGGAGCCGACGATGAGTCCGAGTCCAAGCCTGATTCCGAACCGGAATCCCGCATCGAAGCCTCGCTCGAGGCGCTCGTCGAGTACGTCCTCGAGACGCACTACGGCCTCTGGGAGTGGGACGACGACGCGTTTCGGGAGGCCGCACTCGAGCGGATTCGACGGGGAGTACTCGGCGGCCGACAACCCGAACAGCTTACCGACCCCACGAGGCTGGCCGCGGGGTACGAACGCTGGGAGTGGCGCGGGCGGATGTCGACGTTCACGAACGGCGACCTAAGAGCGTACGAAGACGCCGGCGTCGACTGGTGGCTTCCGCTCTGGGATCCGGCGTACGTCCGCGCGTGGGAGCAGGTACCACTCGAGCAACGACGCGAGAAGGCGGCGCACGCCTCGCTCGCGGTCGAGGCGTATCGGAACGCCGCCAACGTTTCCAAACGACGTGCGAGGCGGACCGATCGGTCGCTTTCCCCGTTCGATCGCTGCCTCTCGTTGCTCAGGCACACGCCCGTGCGTCAGTTCAGTGAACGTGACGGTGACTGGCTGCCACCGTTTCTCGCCCCGCGGTCGTCGTGGAGCGAGCCGGGGCAACATCCCCTCGCCTGGTACGGGGCAGTCGACGACGAGGTACTGGAGCGGGTCCCCGACTCTCGAGGGTTCTACGCTCTCCGGACGGCGGCAAAAACCGGCCGGTTGCGCCTCTCGAAGCTAACCGAATCGGTGCCCGAGAACGGACGGATAGAGCTGTCGACGGAGTGA
- a CDS encoding cupin domain-containing protein, with protein sequence MTTKLTPKGGILRRTVLKASAAAAGAVTLSGTTVGDEHDVDDDENDEADEVDEPDGFEVEILQEHASFADGVAAAFEVTYDDVDEPIVVDLEDASTVILAEATWEEDAESGWHRHPGMSIVRMIEGEIEHTMEDDCVSRTYSAGDAWIDPGHVHKADSEEGALAHVTFLGIPDGEPATEWVEAVEC encoded by the coding sequence ATGACTACAAAACTCACTCCAAAAGGTGGAATCCTACGGAGAACAGTTCTCAAAGCCAGCGCGGCCGCGGCGGGGGCGGTCACCCTGAGCGGGACAACGGTCGGCGACGAGCACGACGTGGACGACGACGAGAACGATGAAGCGGATGAGGTAGACGAACCTGACGGTTTCGAGGTCGAGATTCTCCAGGAGCACGCGTCGTTCGCCGACGGCGTGGCCGCGGCGTTCGAGGTGACCTACGACGACGTCGACGAACCGATCGTCGTCGACCTCGAGGACGCCTCGACCGTCATCCTCGCCGAGGCGACGTGGGAAGAAGACGCGGAGTCCGGGTGGCACCGCCACCCAGGGATGTCGATCGTCCGCATGATCGAGGGCGAGATCGAGCACACGATGGAGGACGACTGCGTGTCGCGGACGTACTCGGCGGGTGACGCGTGGATCGACCCCGGTCACGTCCACAAGGCAGACAGCGAGGAGGGCGCGCTCGCACACGTCACCTTCCTCGGGATCCCCGACGGCGAACCCGCGACGGAGTGGGTCGAGGCGGTCGAGTGCTGA
- a CDS encoding ABC transporter ATP-binding protein, with protein sequence MASEESRFDEQRTARASDQPRPSADAPIALELENAAKRYGETTAVDDVSLAVREGEFFTLVGPSGCGKTTTLRLIAGFETLSDGTIRFGGTDVTGVPPEDRDVGVVFQNYALFPHMTVAENIAYGLNFADPPGGVSDDQRVTELLELIDLGGMGDREPDQLSGGQQQRVAIARALAPGPDVLLLDEPMSALDARLRERLRLQVKEIQSELGITTVYVTHDQEEALAISDRVAVMNAGAPEQIATPREIYRRPATRFVAEFIGDNNVFEGTVRSLEGERATLEVGAETLAIDLEEREVATGDTITFCVRPENLQVGVGAERGGSGGENATTASVESAEFLGETTRVHLEWHGQELLVRTPDPLSGDVAVGFAPEDVHVVAVDRTASSR encoded by the coding sequence TTGGCCTCTGAGGAATCTCGCTTCGACGAGCAGCGCACTGCGAGGGCGAGCGACCAGCCACGTCCTTCGGCGGACGCACCGATCGCGCTGGAACTCGAGAACGCGGCGAAACGTTACGGCGAGACGACGGCCGTCGACGATGTGTCCCTCGCCGTTCGCGAGGGCGAGTTCTTCACGCTCGTCGGCCCCTCGGGCTGTGGCAAGACGACGACGCTTCGGCTGATCGCCGGCTTCGAAACGCTCTCGGACGGGACGATCCGCTTCGGCGGAACGGACGTGACCGGTGTGCCACCCGAGGATCGCGACGTCGGCGTCGTCTTCCAGAACTACGCCCTGTTCCCGCACATGACCGTCGCCGAAAACATCGCGTACGGCCTCAACTTCGCCGACCCGCCGGGGGGTGTCTCCGACGACCAGCGAGTGACGGAACTCCTCGAGTTGATCGACCTCGGCGGAATGGGCGACAGGGAACCCGACCAACTCTCGGGCGGGCAACAACAGCGAGTGGCGATCGCTCGCGCGTTAGCCCCCGGTCCCGACGTCCTCTTGCTCGACGAGCCGATGAGCGCGCTCGACGCGCGGCTACGCGAACGCCTCCGGTTGCAGGTCAAAGAGATCCAGTCGGAACTCGGGATTACGACGGTCTACGTGACCCACGACCAGGAGGAAGCGCTCGCGATCTCCGACAGAGTCGCCGTGATGAACGCTGGCGCTCCCGAACAGATCGCGACCCCCCGCGAGATCTACCGTCGGCCCGCGACGCGCTTCGTCGCCGAATTCATCGGCGACAACAACGTCTTCGAGGGAACGGTCCGGTCGCTCGAGGGCGAGCGAGCGACGCTCGAGGTCGGCGCCGAGACGCTCGCGATCGATCTCGAGGAGCGTGAAGTTGCGACTGGTGACACGATCACGTTCTGTGTCCGCCCCGAGAACCTGCAGGTGGGGGTCGGGGCTGAGCGAGGGGGATCGGGCGGGGAAAACGCGACGACGGCGAGCGTCGAGAGCGCGGAGTTCCTCGGCGAGACGACGCGGGTGCACCTCGAGTGGCACGGCCAGGAACTGCTCGTCCGGACGCCCGATCCGCTCTCCGGAGACGTGGCCGTCGGATTCGCCCCCGAGGACGTCCACGTCGTCGCGGTCGATCGAACCGCGTCGTCGCGATGA
- a CDS encoding thiamine-binding protein, whose protein sequence is MSVFALLRVTPVTEDDITADVAAAIDALEDHDVEYETTPMATILEGDDVRELFAACASAHEAVETAEIQTLVQVEEKRDTELSTDDKIDAVEGELGRDARSQRE, encoded by the coding sequence ATGTCGGTATTCGCACTGCTTCGCGTGACGCCAGTAACGGAAGACGACATCACCGCGGACGTCGCCGCAGCGATCGACGCGCTCGAGGACCACGACGTCGAGTACGAGACGACGCCGATGGCGACGATTCTCGAGGGCGACGACGTTCGCGAACTCTTCGCGGCCTGTGCGTCGGCCCACGAAGCCGTCGAGACGGCCGAGATCCAGACGCTCGTCCAGGTCGAGGAGAAACGAGACACGGAGTTGAGCACCGACGACAAGATCGACGCCGTCGAAGGCGAACTCGGACGTGACGCGCGCAGCCAACGGGAGTGA
- a CDS encoding thiamine ABC transporter substrate-binding protein: MRRRTVLSTGAALATAGLAGCSVTDMGSDDDVFTVGTYTSFVDAPSDSPGEWIKEEFESRHDVEFEWHTPDQELTYYVERHNDGSEVEPELYLGVRPQNLVQADEQLEGDLFTSTDESVLSNAEDIDDEFYFDPEERAIPTFHSHCGIVYDGRNVSEPETFDDLLSSEYEGDLAMSNPNSSTTGLLFFLWTVDHFGEDGYLEYWNDLMDNDARVLDEWGEVYTQFEEEEIPVVVSYTDDRVYASRDGNDLDKHQVATLHDQGYANMAGMARFADGTDDDLAHEFMDFILEPEVQSVIAERNVTGPVNEETELPEEIEEYMIEPEEVVFFDYDELEGNLSTWLEEWEREVAGGF; the protein is encoded by the coding sequence ATGAGACGACGAACGGTTCTCTCGACAGGAGCGGCTCTCGCCACCGCAGGCCTCGCTGGTTGTTCGGTAACTGACATGGGATCCGACGACGACGTGTTCACCGTCGGAACGTACACCTCCTTCGTCGACGCGCCGAGTGACAGTCCCGGCGAGTGGATCAAAGAGGAGTTCGAATCCCGCCACGACGTCGAATTCGAGTGGCACACGCCGGATCAGGAACTCACGTACTACGTCGAGCGACACAACGACGGGAGCGAAGTCGAACCGGAACTCTACCTCGGCGTTCGCCCGCAGAACCTCGTGCAGGCCGACGAGCAACTCGAGGGAGACCTCTTCACGAGTACGGACGAGAGCGTCCTCTCGAACGCAGAAGACATCGACGATGAGTTCTACTTCGATCCGGAGGAGCGAGCGATTCCGACGTTTCATAGCCACTGTGGCATCGTCTACGACGGCCGCAACGTCTCGGAACCCGAGACGTTCGACGACTTGCTTTCGAGCGAGTACGAGGGCGACCTCGCGATGTCGAACCCAAACAGTTCGACGACCGGACTCCTGTTTTTCCTCTGGACGGTCGATCACTTTGGCGAGGACGGCTACCTCGAATACTGGAACGACCTGATGGACAACGATGCGCGGGTCTTAGACGAGTGGGGCGAGGTCTACACGCAGTTCGAAGAAGAGGAGATCCCCGTCGTCGTTTCCTACACCGACGACCGCGTCTACGCGAGTAGAGACGGGAACGACCTCGACAAGCACCAGGTCGCGACGCTTCACGATCAGGGGTACGCGAACATGGCCGGAATGGCTCGCTTCGCGGACGGGACCGACGATGACCTCGCACACGAGTTCATGGACTTCATCCTCGAGCCGGAGGTCCAGTCCGTCATCGCCGAGCGAAACGTCACCGGACCCGTCAACGAGGAGACCGAACTTCCCGAGGAGATCGAGGAGTACATGATCGAACCCGAGGAGGTCGTCTTCTTCGATTACGACGAACTCGAGGGCAACCTCTCGACGTGGCTCGAGGAGTGGGAACGCGAGGTCGCGGGTGGGTTCTGA